One Mesorhizobium sp. J428 DNA segment encodes these proteins:
- a CDS encoding feruloyl-CoA synthase has protein sequence MPLVDVPGMRPVRMGDLAAELERRADGTLLIRPRARLDDYPRSMTDLLRHWARTEPDRVFLADRGPHGEWRRITYAQALAKARSLAQFLIDRGLSAERPLMILSGNSVEHGLLALGAMMAGIPFAPLSPAYSLVSTDHQKLRYLVKLLTPGMVFVAEGAPFDKALRAIWSEDISLLVARNAVPDLPATMFDCAVATVPTDVVEAADAAVTPDTVSKFLFTSGSTGMPKAVINTQRMMTCNQAMIAAALAFLKDEPPVMVDWLPWNHTAGGNHNFGITLANGGTLYIDDGAPTPAGILKTVRNLEEVSPTLYFNVPKGYEMLLGHFERNDRLRESFFARLNLMQYAGAGLAQHVWDGLERISRQATGGRVMIITGYGSTETAPFASTTTWAVERPGEVGLPAPGVELKLVPDGDKLELRLRGPNVTPGYWRQPDKTAECFDEEGFYKIGDALKFVDPADVNKGLLFDGRVSEDFKLSTGTWVNLASVKGAIIRAFAPYVREAVLTGLDRNHIGAMLFLDVDAARRIAPELAAASEHDLAHSPALRDLFQQRLDALAKTSTGSANLVARAVVLDTPPSMDRSEITDKGSINQRAVITARPGLVEDLYAEPPPPHILVARKTA, from the coding sequence ATGCCGCTGGTCGATGTGCCCGGCATGCGGCCGGTGCGGATGGGCGATCTCGCCGCGGAGCTGGAGAGGCGCGCGGACGGGACGCTGTTGATCCGCCCGCGTGCGCGGCTGGACGACTATCCCCGTTCGATGACCGATCTGCTGCGCCACTGGGCGCGGACGGAGCCGGACCGCGTCTTCCTCGCCGACAGGGGGCCGCATGGCGAGTGGCGACGCATCACCTATGCGCAGGCCTTGGCCAAGGCGCGGTCGCTGGCGCAGTTCCTAATCGACCGCGGCCTGTCGGCCGAGCGTCCGCTGATGATCCTTTCCGGCAATTCGGTCGAGCACGGCCTGCTGGCGCTCGGCGCGATGATGGCGGGCATCCCCTTCGCGCCGCTGTCGCCCGCCTATTCACTGGTCTCCACCGACCACCAGAAGCTCCGCTATCTGGTGAAGCTGCTGACGCCCGGAATGGTCTTCGTCGCCGAGGGTGCGCCGTTCGACAAGGCACTGCGGGCGATCTGGTCGGAAGATATCTCCCTGCTCGTCGCCCGCAACGCGGTGCCAGACCTGCCGGCGACCATGTTCGACTGCGCTGTGGCCACCGTGCCCACCGACGTCGTGGAAGCGGCGGACGCGGCGGTGACGCCGGACACGGTGTCGAAGTTCCTGTTCACCTCCGGCTCGACCGGCATGCCGAAGGCGGTCATCAACACGCAGCGCATGATGACCTGCAACCAGGCGATGATCGCCGCCGCGCTCGCCTTCCTCAAGGACGAGCCGCCGGTGATGGTCGACTGGCTGCCGTGGAACCATACGGCGGGCGGCAACCACAATTTCGGCATCACGCTCGCCAATGGCGGCACGCTCTACATCGACGACGGCGCGCCGACGCCGGCCGGCATCCTGAAGACGGTGCGCAACCTCGAGGAGGTATCGCCGACGCTCTATTTCAACGTGCCTAAGGGCTACGAGATGCTACTCGGCCACTTTGAGCGTAACGACCGGCTGCGCGAGAGCTTTTTCGCCCGGCTGAACCTGATGCAATATGCCGGCGCCGGCCTCGCCCAGCATGTGTGGGACGGGCTGGAGCGGATTTCGCGCCAGGCCACCGGCGGTCGGGTCATGATCATCACCGGCTACGGCTCGACCGAGACCGCGCCCTTTGCGTCCACCACGACCTGGGCGGTCGAGCGGCCCGGAGAGGTGGGCCTGCCGGCGCCGGGCGTCGAACTCAAGCTGGTGCCGGACGGCGACAAGCTCGAGCTCAGGCTGCGCGGCCCGAACGTCACACCCGGCTACTGGCGCCAGCCGGACAAGACGGCCGAATGTTTCGACGAGGAAGGCTTCTACAAGATCGGCGATGCGCTGAAGTTCGTCGATCCCGCCGACGTCAACAAGGGGCTGCTCTTCGACGGCCGCGTGTCGGAGGACTTCAAGCTGTCGACCGGCACCTGGGTCAACCTCGCATCCGTCAAGGGAGCGATCATCCGTGCCTTCGCGCCCTATGTGCGGGAGGCGGTGCTGACCGGCCTCGATCGCAACCACATCGGCGCGATGCTGTTTCTCGACGTGGACGCCGCGCGCCGGATCGCGCCGGAGCTTGCCGCGGCGAGCGAGCACGACCTCGCGCACAGCCCGGCGCTGAGGGACCTCTTCCAGCAAAGGCTCGACGCGCTGGCGAAGACCTCGACCGGCAGCGCCAATCTCGTGGCCCGCGCGGTCGTGCTCGACACGCCGCCGTCGATGGACCGAAGCGAGATCACCGACAAGGGATCGATCAACCAGCGCGCCGTCATCACCGCGCGCCCCGGCCTGGTCGAGGATCTCTACGCCGAACCGCCGCCGCCTCACATTCTCGTCGCAAGGAAGACCGCATGA